The following DNA comes from Pseudomonas marginalis.
AGATCGAGACCCCGGAGGGCATCGACCTGCCGCTGCGCCCAGCCGGCCTGGTGCCACGGGCGCTGGCATTTGCCTTCGACCTCGGCGCACGTGCAGTGATCATGGGCGTGCTGCTGGTGCCATTGGCGTTGCTCGGCAATATAGGTGTTGGCCTGGGGTCGCTTCTGCTGTTCCTGGTCAGTTGGTGGTACATGGTGCTGTTCGAGGTACTCAACCAGGGCTGCTCACCGGGCAAACAGGTCATGGGCTTGCGGGTCGTGCAGGACGACGGTACCCCCATAGGCTGGTCGGCGTCGCTGATCCGCAACCTCCTGCGGTTTGTCGACATGCTGCCTTTCGGCTACTTTCTCGGCGCAATCAGTTGCCTGCAACATCCTCATTTCAAACGCCTTGGCGACCTGGCCGCTGGCACCTTGGTGGTCTACCGCGAACAGCCTCTGGCACGTCCCCAGGTGCCCCAAGCTGCAGCCCTGCGCTTGCCGTTTGCCCTGGACCTGAGTGAACAGCGAGCGATTCTTGGCTTCGCCGAACGCCAGGGCGAACTGTCCCCTGAACGGGTACACGAACTCGCCTCGATCCTCGCGACGCCGCTGCAGGTGTCCCCGGCCCGCGCCGTGGAGCAACTCAACGGTGTGGCCCGCGGCCTGCTGGGGCCGACATGAAGCAGAGTCTTTTCGAAAGCCGTTACCAACACCAATGGCAAGCTTTTGCCGAACAACTGAAGCAGTTGGAACACGGCAAGGCCAAGGCCAGAGATATGGCCGATTTCCCTCATCAATACCGGCGTCTATGCCAGCTCCTGGCCCTCGCCCAGGAGCGCGGCTACAGCAGTTACCTGGTGGATCCCCTGCAACAACTGGCATTGCGCGGCCATCAACAACTGTATCGCCACCGCAGCCAATTGGCCGCGAACGTGCTGAGTTTCGTCCTGGCCGATTTTCCGCGTCTGGTGCGAGAACAGTGGCGTTTCGTGTTGATTGCCAGCCTGCTGTTCTTTGGCAGCCTGCTGGGCATTGCCCTGCTGGTCTACCTGTTCCCCGACCTGATCTACAGCATTGTCAGCCCCCAGCAGGTGGCAGAGATGCAGGGCATGTATGACCCCGAGGCCAGCCGGCTGGGGCGCGCCGCCGAACGTGCATCGAGCGAAGACTGGATGATGTTTGGCTACTACGTCATGCACAACATCGGTATCGCCTTTCAGACATTTGCCGCCGGCTTGCTGTTCGGCCTGGGCAGTGTGTTTTTCCTGATATTCAACGGGCTGATCATCGGCGCGGTTTCCGGGCACCTGACCGAAATCGGCTATGGGCAGACCTTCTGGTCATTTGTCATCGGCCATGGGGCCTTTGAGTTGACGGCCATAGCACTCGCCGGTGCCGCAGGCTTGCAACTGGGCTGGGCGTTGATCGCCCCGGGGCAACTGACCCGTGGCGAATCCCTGCGGCTCGCAGCGCGCAAGAGTGTGAAATTGCTGTGCGGTGTCATGGTGTTCCTGCTGATCGCAGCATTTATCGAGGCCTACTGGTCTTCCACCACCCAGATCGCCCCTTGGATCAAATACCTGGTGGGTGCTGCACTCTGGCTGCTGGTGGCGGCTTACCTGACCCTTGCCGGACGGACTCGCCATGCGCCTGAGTAATGCCAGCGTGGCGATTCGCCCGCGTACCGCATGGGAGGCCATGGACCTTGGGGTATTAATGGCCCGGGAACATCGCCTGCTATTGATGAGCAGTTGGGCGCTGGTGACCCTGCCGGTTTTTGCCCTGCTTACCGCGTTGCTATGGAAATACCCGTCCACAGCCATGTTCCTGTTCTGGTGGCTCAAACCGGCGTTCGACCGCTTGCCTTTATATATCCTCTCCAAAGCCCTGTTCGGCGAAACACCCAGCCTTAAGCAGGCCGTGCGCGAATGGCCAAGACTGCTTAACCACCAACTGCTGGCCAGCCTGACCTGGCGCCGACTTAGCCTCAGCCGCAGTTTTGTAATGCCGGTCAGCCAGCTCGAAGGCCTGGACGGCCAGGCGCGCCAGAAACGCCTGGGCGTGCTGCTGCAGCGCAATGCAGGAGCCGCGCGCTGGTTGACCACCGTTGGGGTGCACCTGGAAATCGGCCTGTGGTTCGGCTGCATGGCGCTGTTCTATCTATTCATTCCGCAACAGCTTGAACTGGATTGGGATTGGCAACGGCTGGCGCTGGCGACGGGCTCCGAGGGGGTCTGGCTGGAACACTTGAGCAACGCCTTCTACGCCTTGATCCTGGTGTTTTGGGAGCCCATCTATGTTGCCTGTGGTTTCAGCCTTTATCTCAATCGCCGCACCCTGCTGGAGGCGTGGGACCTGGAGCTGGTATTCCGCCGCCTGCGCCAGCGTCTGAGCAGTGTGGCGCCACTGTTAGTGCTGGTGATCGGGCTGACCTTGCTGCCATTCAACCTGCCCGCCATGGCGGATGACGCCAAGCCACTGCCTCCCCAAAGCGCAAGCCAGTCCATCAAGTCGCTGCTGGACAAGCCGCCCTTCAAAAATCCGGAAACCGTCAAACGCTATCGCTTTGGCGAAGAAAAGCCCGTCGTTAAAAACAAGGCACACAGTGACGGCAAACTTCCGGCGTGGCTGCAGGCGCTGCTGGACAACCTCAACAGCAACACGTTCAAGCCTGTCGCCCAAGGCCTGGAAGTGCTGTTATGGAGCCTGCTGATCGGTGGCGTGGCCCTGCTGGCCTGGCGTTATCGGGACTGGTTGCACACCTTTGTCAGCCTGCGCGGGGCACGTACACCCAAAGCAGCGAAACCACCACCCGCGCAATTGTTCGGCCTGGAACTGGGCGCCGAGACCCTGCCCGAGGATATCGCCAGCGCCGCCGAGCAACTCTGGTCTACCCAGCCACGGGAGGCCCTCGGCCTTTTGTATCGTGGCCTGCTGAGCAGGTTGCTGCATGACTTCAACCTTCCCCTTAAAAGTGCTGACACCGAAGGCCAGATCCTGCAACGGGTTCACCAATTGCAGCAGCCGCAGTTGCTGGCCTTCAGTGATGAATTGACGCGGCACTGGCAAAACCTCGCCTATGGCCATCACCTGCCCCCGGTCTCAGTCCAGCAGACATTGTGCAACGATTGGCGTGCCCTGTTCAG
Coding sequences within:
- a CDS encoding RDD family protein; translated protein: MPSAPLDTLYQIETPEGIDLPLRPAGLVPRALAFAFDLGARAVIMGVLLVPLALLGNIGVGLGSLLLFLVSWWYMVLFEVLNQGCSPGKQVMGLRVVQDDGTPIGWSASLIRNLLRFVDMLPFGYFLGAISCLQHPHFKRLGDLAAGTLVVYREQPLARPQVPQAAALRLPFALDLSEQRAILGFAERQGELSPERVHELASILATPLQVSPARAVEQLNGVARGLLGPT
- a CDS encoding stage II sporulation protein M is translated as MKQSLFESRYQHQWQAFAEQLKQLEHGKAKARDMADFPHQYRRLCQLLALAQERGYSSYLVDPLQQLALRGHQQLYRHRSQLAANVLSFVLADFPRLVREQWRFVLIASLLFFGSLLGIALLVYLFPDLIYSIVSPQQVAEMQGMYDPEASRLGRAAERASSEDWMMFGYYVMHNIGIAFQTFAAGLLFGLGSVFFLIFNGLIIGAVSGHLTEIGYGQTFWSFVIGHGAFELTAIALAGAAGLQLGWALIAPGQLTRGESLRLAARKSVKLLCGVMVFLLIAAFIEAYWSSTTQIAPWIKYLVGAALWLLVAAYLTLAGRTRHAPE
- a CDS encoding DUF4129 domain-containing protein, with protein sequence MRLSNASVAIRPRTAWEAMDLGVLMAREHRLLLMSSWALVTLPVFALLTALLWKYPSTAMFLFWWLKPAFDRLPLYILSKALFGETPSLKQAVREWPRLLNHQLLASLTWRRLSLSRSFVMPVSQLEGLDGQARQKRLGVLLQRNAGAARWLTTVGVHLEIGLWFGCMALFYLFIPQQLELDWDWQRLALATGSEGVWLEHLSNAFYALILVFWEPIYVACGFSLYLNRRTLLEAWDLELVFRRLRQRLSSVAPLLVLVIGLTLLPFNLPAMADDAKPLPPQSASQSIKSLLDKPPFKNPETVKRYRFGEEKPVVKNKAHSDGKLPAWLQALLDNLNSNTFKPVAQGLEVLLWSLLIGGVALLAWRYRDWLHTFVSLRGARTPKAAKPPPAQLFGLELGAETLPEDIASAAEQLWSTQPREALGLLYRGLLSRLLHDFNLPLKSADTEGQILQRVHQLQQPQLLAFSDELTRHWQNLAYGHHLPPVSVQQTLCNDWRALFSAGGVR